Proteins from a single region of Nomascus leucogenys isolate Asia chromosome 2, Asia_NLE_v1, whole genome shotgun sequence:
- the LOC100586572 gene encoding putative U2 small nuclear ribonucleoprotein auxiliary factor 35 kDa subunit-related protein 1, translating to MSEGPGGAGKMAALEKMMFPEKMTFPEKPSHKKYRAALKKEKRKKRRQELARLRDSGLLQKEEEDTFIEEQQLEEEKLLERERQRLHEEWLLREQKAQEEFRIKKEKEEAAKKWQEEQERELKEQWKEQQRKEREEEEQKQQEKKEKEEAVQKMLDQAENELENGTIWQNPEPPVDFRVMEKDRANCPFYSKTGACRFGHRCSRKHNFPTSSPTLLIKSMFTTFGMEQCRRDDYDPDASLEYSEEETYQQFLDFYEDVLPEFKNVGKVIQFKVSCNLEPHLRGNVYVQYQSEEECQAALSLFNGRWYAGRQLQCEFCPVTRWKMAICGLFEIQQCPRGKHCNFLHVFRNPNNEFWEANRDTYLSPDQTGSSFGKNSERREKMGHHDHYYSRQWGRRNPSPDHSCKRNGESERKRSSHRGKKSHKRTSKSRERHNSPSRGRNRHRSRDQGSRSQSRRSRRSHRSRSQSSSRCRSHGRRRSGNRDRTVQSPKSK from the coding sequence ATGTCTGAGGGGCCAGGCggtgctggcaagatggctgcaCTCGAGAAGATGATGTTTCCCGAGAAGATGACGTTTCCAGAGAAACCAAGCCACAAAAAGTACAGGGCCGCCCTGAAGAAGGAGAAACGAAAGAAACGTCGGCAGGAACTTGCTCGACTGAGAGACTCAGGACTCttacagaaggaggaggaggacactTTTATTGAAGAACAACAACTAGAAGAAGAGAAGCTATTGGAAAGAGAGAGGCAAAGATTACATGAGGAGTGGTTGCTGAGAGAGCAGAAGGCACAAGAAGAATtcagaataaagaaggaaaaggaagaggcgGCTAAAAAATGGCAAGAAGAACAAGAGAGAGAGTTAAAGGAACAATGGAAAGAAcagcagaggaaagagagagaagaggaggagcagaaacaacaggagaagaaagaaaaagaggaagctgTGCAGAAGATGCTGGATCAGGCTGAAAATGAGTTAGAAAATGGTACCATATGGCAAAACCCAGAACCACCCGTGGATTTCAGAGTAATGGAGAAGGATCGAGCTAATTGTCCCTTCTACAGTAAAACAGGAGCTTGCAGATTTGGACACAGATGTTCACGTAAACATAATTTCCCAACATCCAGTCCTACCCTTCTTATTAAGAGCATGTTTACAACGTTTGGAATGGAGCAGTGCAGGAGGGATGACTATGACCCTGACGCAAGCCTGGAGTATAGCGAGGAAGAAACCTACCAACAGTTCCTAGATTTCTATGAAGATGTGTTGCCCGAGTTCAAGAACGTGGGGAAAGTGATTCAGTTCAAGGTCAGCTGCAATTTGGAACCTCACCTGAGGGGCAATGTATATGTTCAGTACCAGTCGGAAGAAGAATGCCAAGCAGCCCTTTCTCTGTTTAACGGACGATGGTATGCAGGACGACAGCTGCAATGTGAATTCTGCCCAGTGACCCGGTGGAAAATGGCGATTTGTGGTTTATTTGAAATACAACAATGTCCAAGAGGGAAACACTGCAACTTTCTTCATGTGTTCAGAAATCCCAACAATGAATTCTGGGAAGCTAATAGAGACACCTACTTGTCTCCAGATCAGACTGGCTCCTCCTTTGGCAAGAACtcggagaggagggagaagatgggCCACCACGACCACTACTACAGCAGGCAGTGGGGAAGGAGAAACCCTAGTCCAGACCACTCCTGCAAAAGAAATGGGGAATCCGAGAGAAAAAGGAGTAGTCACAGGGGGAAGAAATCTCACAAACGCACATCGAAGAGTCGGGAGAGGCACAATTCACCAAGCAGAGGAAGAAATAGGCACCGCAGCCGGGACCAGGGCAGCCGGAGCCAGAGCCGCAGGAGCCGCAGGAGCCACCGCAGCCGGAGCCAAAGTTCCTCTAGGTGCCGAAGTCATGGCAGGAGGAGGTCGGGTAATAGAGACAGAACTGTTCAGAGTCCCAAATCCAAATAA